One Brevibacillus choshinensis genomic window carries:
- a CDS encoding DUF2768 family protein gives MNISLLAIGLMFVCNLLMIFARKMNNALLRFIVKTCAFLLLIAVFVMILIVIFV, from the coding sequence ATGAACATCTCTTTGCTTGCGATTGGCCTGATGTTCGTCTGCAACCTGCTAATGATTTTTGCAAGGAAAATGAACAATGCCCTGTTGCGTTTTATAGTCAAAACGTGCGCTTTTTTATTGCTGATAGCGGTATTTGTCATGATCCTTATTGTCATTTTTGTGTGA
- a CDS encoding 2Fe-2S iron-sulfur cluster-binding protein — translation MSQLTLLTRSGEFDVPVELNQTVVTIAKKHKVVWGHACERGVCAQCRTLVMEGAEYLNEPTKEEKLRLRKAERTEGFRLGCQIQIVQDGPVKLAHRPY, via the coding sequence ATGTCTCAATTGACGCTATTGACCCGATCAGGAGAATTCGACGTACCTGTCGAATTGAATCAGACGGTCGTCACCATTGCCAAAAAGCACAAGGTTGTTTGGGGACATGCGTGTGAGCGCGGGGTATGCGCCCAATGTCGTACTCTTGTCATGGAGGGCGCTGAATATTTGAATGAGCCGACCAAGGAAGAAAAGCTGCGCCTGCGGAAAGCAGAGAGAACAGAAGGATTTCGGCTTGGCTGCCAGATTCAGATCGTTCAAGATGGACCTGTGAAGCTCGCTCACCGACCGTACTAA
- a CDS encoding 2Fe-2S iron-sulfur cluster-binding protein: MGKVTFVPSGKSIKSRAGQTLVSAAAAARVVIPQRCGGHASCLMCRVVLESGELSPPSDLERRKMPEKDLAQGIRLGCQAKSTQKDCVVRIPENRLKSVVQAALERQQREENEE, encoded by the coding sequence ATGGGAAAAGTAACGTTTGTACCTAGTGGAAAAAGCATCAAGTCAAGGGCGGGACAGACGCTCGTCAGTGCAGCGGCAGCAGCGCGGGTAGTCATTCCCCAACGCTGTGGTGGCCACGCTTCCTGCCTCATGTGCCGTGTTGTGCTGGAGAGTGGAGAATTATCACCACCCTCCGATCTGGAACGAAGAAAGATGCCTGAAAAAGATTTGGCACAAGGCATTCGCCTCGGGTGTCAGGCGAAGTCGACGCAGAAGGATTGTGTCGTCCGAATCCCCGAAAACCGCTTGAAATCTGTCGTTCAGGCAGCTCTGGAGCGGCAGCAACGCGAGGAAAACGAAGAGTAA
- the spoIVA gene encoding stage IV sporulation protein A: protein MERVDIFKDIAERTGGDIYLGVVGPVRTGKSTFIKRFMEQVVIPNIQSEAERIRATDELPQSASGRTIMTTEPKFVPNQAVNVHVTEGLSINVRLVDCVGYTVQGAKGFEDDNGPRMVNTPWYEEPVPFEEAAEVGTRKVIQEHSTIGIVVTTDGSIAEIPRVGYIDAEERVVSELKEVGKPFVIVVNSTRPRSDEAQNLRVQLQEKYDVPVVALSVDHMSEQEILLLMREVLFEFPVHEVNVNLPSWVMVLENGHWLRQNYEEAVRETVQDIRRLRDVDRVVGFFNDYDFVERASLAGMHMGQGIAEIDLYAPDELYDRILMEIVGVEINGKDHLLKIMQEFSHAKREYDQVAEALHMVRSTGYGIAAPSLHEMTLDEPELIRQGPRFGVRLKATAPSIHMIRVDVESEFAPIIGTEKQSEELVRYLMQDFDKDPLSIWNSDIFGRSLHSIVREGIQAKITMMPDNARYKLQETLGRIINEGSGGLIAIIL from the coding sequence GTGGAACGAGTCGACATCTTTAAAGACATTGCCGAACGGACGGGCGGAGATATCTACCTGGGAGTGGTAGGGCCTGTACGTACGGGAAAATCGACCTTTATCAAGCGGTTTATGGAGCAGGTCGTCATCCCGAATATTCAATCAGAAGCAGAGCGAATCCGTGCCACGGATGAATTGCCGCAAAGTGCTTCTGGCCGAACGATCATGACGACAGAGCCAAAATTTGTTCCTAACCAGGCCGTCAATGTACATGTAACCGAAGGGCTCAGCATCAACGTCCGCCTCGTTGACTGCGTTGGCTATACGGTTCAGGGTGCAAAAGGATTTGAGGATGACAATGGACCACGGATGGTGAACACCCCATGGTATGAGGAGCCGGTCCCATTCGAGGAAGCTGCGGAAGTCGGGACGCGCAAAGTCATTCAGGAGCACTCTACCATCGGGATCGTGGTCACGACGGACGGCAGTATCGCGGAAATACCGCGAGTGGGATACATCGATGCCGAGGAGCGAGTGGTGAGCGAACTCAAGGAAGTAGGGAAGCCATTCGTCATCGTAGTCAACTCCACGAGACCGCGTTCAGATGAAGCGCAAAACCTGCGTGTGCAACTGCAAGAAAAATACGATGTTCCTGTCGTAGCTCTCTCCGTGGATCACATGTCGGAACAAGAAATCCTGCTTCTCATGAGAGAAGTGCTGTTTGAGTTCCCGGTCCATGAAGTAAACGTAAATCTGCCTAGCTGGGTCATGGTGCTGGAGAATGGGCACTGGCTGCGTCAGAACTATGAAGAAGCCGTACGTGAAACCGTGCAGGATATCCGCCGGTTACGCGACGTGGACCGTGTCGTCGGCTTTTTCAATGACTATGACTTCGTAGAGCGTGCCTCGCTCGCAGGAATGCACATGGGCCAAGGTATTGCAGAGATCGATCTCTACGCTCCAGATGAGTTGTATGATCGCATCCTGATGGAGATCGTAGGAGTCGAAATAAACGGCAAGGATCACTTGCTGAAAATCATGCAGGAGTTCTCTCATGCCAAACGGGAGTATGATCAAGTAGCGGAAGCTCTGCACATGGTGCGGAGTACAGGCTACGGGATAGCGGCTCCGTCGTTGCATGAGATGACCTTGGACGAACCTGAACTGATTCGCCAGGGCCCTCGCTTTGGTGTAAGACTGAAAGCAACAGCGCCGTCCATCCACATGATCCGCGTGGATGTCGAATCTGAATTTGCCCCAATCATCGGAACCGAAAAACAGAGCGAAGAGCTTGTCCGTTACTTGATGCAGGATTTCGACAAGGATCCGCTCTCCATCTGGAACTCGGATATCTTCGGACGCTCGCTCCACTCCATCGTACGCGAAGGAATCCAGGCGAAAATCACGATGATGCCGGACAATGCCCGCTACAAATTGCAGGAAACATTGGGACGAATTATCAATGAAGGCTCGGGCGGACTGATTGCGATCATACTTTAA
- a CDS encoding HU family DNA-binding protein: protein MNKTELIAKVAETTELTKKDATKAVDAVLDAIADALKTGDKVQLIGFGNFEVRERAARKGRNPQTGEEIEIASSKVPAFKPGKQLKDSIK from the coding sequence ATGAACAAAACAGAACTGATTGCAAAAGTGGCTGAAACCACAGAACTCACCAAGAAAGATGCTACCAAAGCAGTTGATGCAGTCCTCGACGCTATCGCTGACGCATTGAAAACAGGTGACAAAGTCCAACTGATCGGCTTTGGTAACTTCGAAGTTCGTGAGCGTGCGGCTCGTAAAGGTCGTAACCCTCAAACTGGAGAAGAGATCGAAATCGCTTCCAGCAAAGTACCTGCGTTTAAACCAGGTAAACAACTCAAAGATTCCATCAAGTAA
- the folE gene encoding GTP cyclohydrolase I FolE, with protein MNVDLDKIQQAVRMILEAVGENPDREGLLDTPKRVAKMYAEVFEGMHINEEVYFETVFSEDHEEMVLVKDIPFYSMCEHHLVPFFGKAHVAYVPRGGRVVGLSKLARAVDTVARRPQLQERITSTVADAIVRKLDPHGVVVVVEAEHMCMTMRGVKKPGSKTVTSAVRGMFEKDAAARAEVFSLIRP; from the coding sequence ATGAACGTCGATTTAGATAAAATACAACAGGCCGTGCGAATGATCCTGGAGGCAGTCGGTGAAAATCCTGACCGTGAAGGATTGCTGGATACCCCTAAACGAGTTGCAAAAATGTACGCCGAAGTATTCGAAGGCATGCACATAAACGAAGAAGTTTATTTTGAAACCGTATTTAGTGAAGATCATGAGGAAATGGTCCTCGTCAAAGATATTCCATTCTACTCCATGTGTGAGCACCATCTCGTGCCATTCTTTGGAAAAGCCCATGTGGCCTATGTGCCAAGGGGAGGCCGTGTAGTCGGCTTGAGCAAACTGGCTCGTGCTGTGGATACGGTGGCCCGCCGTCCGCAATTGCAAGAAAGAATCACGTCGACTGTAGCAGATGCCATCGTTCGCAAGCTGGACCCTCATGGTGTTGTGGTGGTCGTAGAGGCTGAGCACATGTGCATGACCATGCGCGGAGTGAAGAAGCCAGGCTCCAAAACCGTTACCTCCGCCGTACGCGGCATGTTCGAGAAAGATGCGGCGGCAAGAGCCGAGGTTTTCAGTCTGATCCGTCCGTAA
- a CDS encoding lytic transglycosylase domain-containing protein, protein MNVPVSLQPYLNQLTTSYGASTAQAALPAVDEGMFSDVLQAELAAGQRVISAEEIIAELDGSPEWHFPQQSVDRHLDDSNVTNGSTSGRAAHSTTEVLEKIDRMARSIGVDKNLVREVVRAESNFNPNAVSRAGAKGLMQLMDPTARAMNVRNAYNPDENLAGGTKYLKSLLDRYDGNVKVALAAYNAGPGRISRLGIDSDTELEERYDQLPQETQRYVEKIMNRLQSDRTS, encoded by the coding sequence ATGAATGTACCCGTATCGCTTCAGCCATATCTGAACCAGCTAACCACTTCTTATGGTGCCAGTACGGCTCAGGCTGCTCTTCCTGCCGTGGATGAAGGAATGTTTTCTGACGTGCTGCAAGCCGAGCTGGCAGCAGGTCAACGAGTGATTTCTGCCGAAGAAATTATCGCTGAGCTGGACGGATCCCCGGAGTGGCATTTTCCACAGCAAAGCGTTGACCGGCATCTGGATGATTCGAATGTGACAAACGGTTCGACGAGTGGACGAGCTGCGCATTCTACCACCGAGGTTCTTGAAAAAATCGATCGCATGGCAAGATCCATCGGCGTCGATAAAAATCTCGTGCGAGAAGTGGTTCGAGCAGAGTCCAATTTTAATCCCAACGCAGTATCTCGTGCGGGGGCAAAGGGCTTGATGCAGCTGATGGATCCTACCGCCCGGGCGATGAACGTACGAAATGCCTACAATCCGGATGAGAATCTGGCAGGCGGCACCAAGTACCTGAAAAGCTTGCTCGACCGCTATGACGGCAATGTAAAAGTAGCTCTCGCCGCGTACAATGCAGGACCTGGACGGATAAGCCGCCTGGGCATTGACAGCGACACGGAGCTAGAGGAAAGATACGACCAACTGCCACAAGAAACACAGCGCTATGTGGAAAAAATCATGAACAGATTGCAATCTGACCGGACATCATAG
- the mtrB gene encoding trp RNA-binding attenuation protein MtrB — translation MSQPTVFNQDYFVVKAKENGVHVIGLTRGSDTRFHHTEKLDKGEVMIFQFTEHTSAIKVRGKAVIYSQHGTIDTTE, via the coding sequence TTGTCTCAACCAACGGTTTTCAATCAGGACTATTTCGTAGTAAAGGCAAAAGAGAACGGCGTCCATGTGATCGGTCTTACCAGAGGCTCCGATACCCGCTTTCATCATACGGAGAAGCTCGATAAAGGCGAAGTCATGATCTTTCAATTCACCGAGCACACTTCAGCGATTAAGGTGCGGGGAAAAGCAGTGATCTACTCCCAGCATGGGACGATCGATACGACCGAATAG
- a CDS encoding heptaprenyl diphosphate synthase component 1 — protein MSKEHTPYVEEVRLIIEQIYKRSTHAYVEYYVDVPSMAENRLALLYLFLKEQGMTTERSVTLCTATGLVQLGLDIHEYVKNDYERTLAAERNRQLTVLAGDYYSARYYALLAEASEIQAIQVLSAAVQRVNEAKMRLYLAGKDARLPSAEEYWDLRNTIDTGLYVAVVEAYADSEEQRRFWTNLMKETAKVESVIGEWEQLKWQEQVPFGFARFLLQKPGTTLAQVMSGIELKAMEMIGLCEQMVRTLHPVETRNMLATMTARYSHRINRLKRVIEEM, from the coding sequence ATGAGCAAAGAACATACCCCCTATGTAGAAGAAGTTCGACTGATCATCGAGCAGATCTACAAGAGAAGCACCCACGCGTATGTAGAATATTACGTAGACGTTCCTTCCATGGCGGAAAATCGCCTGGCACTCTTGTACCTCTTTTTGAAGGAACAAGGGATGACCACGGAACGTTCTGTAACACTCTGCACGGCAACGGGACTTGTCCAATTGGGTTTGGACATTCATGAATACGTAAAGAACGACTATGAACGGACACTGGCAGCAGAGCGGAATCGACAATTGACCGTGCTGGCGGGGGATTATTACAGTGCCCGCTATTACGCTCTCCTGGCAGAAGCCAGTGAAATTCAAGCGATCCAAGTACTGTCTGCAGCGGTACAGCGCGTAAATGAAGCGAAGATGAGGCTGTACCTGGCAGGAAAAGATGCAAGGCTCCCATCCGCAGAAGAGTATTGGGACCTGCGCAATACGATCGACACGGGTCTGTACGTAGCTGTTGTGGAAGCGTACGCAGATTCGGAAGAGCAGCGGCGTTTTTGGACCAACCTGATGAAAGAGACGGCGAAGGTAGAGAGCGTCATCGGGGAATGGGAGCAGCTGAAATGGCAAGAACAAGTTCCATTTGGTTTTGCCCGTTTTTTGCTGCAAAAACCTGGGACTACGCTCGCGCAGGTGATGTCAGGCATTGAGTTAAAAGCGATGGAAATGATCGGATTGTGCGAGCAGATGGTCCGTACGCTGCACCCGGTAGAGACGCGAAACATGCTCGCAACGATGACAGCCCGTTATTCCCATCGGATTAACCGCCTGAAACGGGTTATTGAGGAGATGTAA
- a CDS encoding demethylmenaquinone methyltransferase: MNQTQMNEKAQYVHSVFESIADEYDKMNNVISFGSHVAWRNYTMKQMNIKPGQKALDVACGTADWTIALAEAVGKDGSVVGLDFSQNMLDVGAYKVSQKGVGHIVDLVNGDAMKLPYEDNTFDFATIGFALRNVPDIQTVLNEMARVVKPGGKVVSLEVSKPPFIPYRKLFYFYFYNILPLVAKWTVNKYEQYAWLPKSLTNFPDSRELARMFQEAGLDPVQVKLFMGGVSALHIGTKP, from the coding sequence GTGAACCAGACCCAGATGAATGAAAAGGCACAATACGTTCATTCCGTATTCGAGAGCATCGCGGATGAATACGACAAGATGAATAATGTCATCAGCTTTGGCAGCCATGTAGCTTGGCGAAATTACACCATGAAGCAAATGAACATCAAGCCCGGGCAGAAAGCGTTGGATGTGGCATGCGGAACAGCTGATTGGACGATCGCACTCGCTGAGGCAGTCGGAAAAGACGGAAGTGTGGTCGGACTGGATTTCAGCCAAAACATGCTGGATGTAGGGGCGTACAAGGTATCTCAAAAAGGTGTCGGGCATATCGTCGATCTCGTGAATGGCGATGCGATGAAGCTTCCTTACGAGGACAATACCTTTGATTTTGCCACGATTGGTTTTGCTCTGCGAAATGTCCCGGATATTCAAACCGTGCTGAATGAAATGGCTCGCGTGGTAAAGCCGGGAGGGAAGGTCGTGTCACTTGAAGTGTCCAAGCCTCCTTTTATTCCTTATCGCAAGCTCTTTTACTTCTACTTCTATAATATTTTGCCGTTGGTAGCGAAATGGACGGTAAACAAATACGAACAGTATGCATGGCTGCCAAAGTCGCTGACCAATTTCCCGGATAGCCGCGAGCTCGCTCGCATGTTTCAGGAGGCCGGTCTGGATCCTGTGCAAGTCAAACTGTTCATGGGGGGCGTATCTGCCCTGCATATCGGTACCAAACCATAA
- a CDS encoding UbiA-like polyprenyltransferase, producing MSLRKLKIILEMIKFEHSLFALPFAFMGAVLGNIVIEKTWPTWMEIFWVTVAMVGARSAAMSLNRVIDRYIDAKNPRTANRAIPAGLISIVEVILFIVVSFAVLFIAAFQLNDLAVKLLPLAVFVLVLYSYTKRFTWLCHFILGVAIGFGPLGGWVATTGQVDGIGLLLFASVLFWTAGFDIIYACQDSEFDRKEGLFSMPSRFGVANALMVARVCHILTFVGLMSLYVVADLSIWFLLGVLISGAILIYEHTLVKPTDLSKLDVAFFNMNGILSVVMFAFTMIDLVIS from the coding sequence ATGAGTCTTCGTAAATTGAAAATTATTTTGGAAATGATCAAGTTTGAACATTCCCTTTTTGCATTGCCCTTTGCTTTCATGGGTGCTGTTTTGGGTAATATTGTAATTGAGAAGACTTGGCCTACCTGGATGGAAATCTTTTGGGTCACCGTAGCAATGGTAGGTGCCCGCAGTGCAGCCATGTCATTGAATCGGGTCATTGACCGATATATCGATGCGAAAAACCCGCGGACAGCGAATCGGGCGATTCCAGCAGGATTGATTTCGATTGTGGAAGTCATCTTGTTTATCGTCGTTTCCTTCGCTGTACTTTTCATCGCCGCGTTCCAATTAAATGATCTCGCAGTGAAGCTGCTGCCGCTCGCCGTATTCGTTCTGGTACTGTACTCCTATACCAAACGCTTTACGTGGCTGTGCCACTTCATTCTCGGGGTCGCAATCGGCTTTGGTCCTTTGGGCGGATGGGTAGCAACCACAGGGCAAGTGGATGGAATTGGACTTCTCTTGTTCGCTTCTGTCCTGTTTTGGACGGCAGGGTTTGATATCATTTATGCGTGCCAGGATAGCGAGTTTGATCGAAAGGAAGGCCTGTTCTCCATGCCGAGCCGCTTTGGAGTGGCCAATGCCTTGATGGTCGCACGCGTATGTCACATCCTTACGTTCGTCGGCCTCATGTCTTTGTACGTCGTGGCGGATTTGTCCATCTGGTTCCTGCTTGGCGTACTGATCTCCGGGGCGATATTGATTTATGAGCACACCCTGGTAAAACCGACGGACTTGTCCAAACTGGATGTCGCCTTTTTTAATATGAATGGAATTTTGAGTGTTGTCATGTTTGCGTTTACCATGATCGATCTGGTGATCTCATGA